The following proteins are encoded in a genomic region of Sorangiineae bacterium MSr12523:
- a CDS encoding DUF839 domain-containing protein, whose product MMPIFRTTVGLLTGSFLVLAFGCSGDDGANGASGGNGNNGKDGANGNDAPQAPPANAARWLSFGDVGFPRTNLEKNQVRASGKANVDGKEVPIGYQPILRSGQDPSRPDKKCDLVASPSTCAGAQLAKDGTLLKDDGGEPMISNQNDFSSLLDVGGNKFLVHSFESYPAALYVTKLTQADTGALSATATKAIDLSSIDGLYRSCAGSITPWGTHLSGEEAQVDARPVDAAATWEALGKTGRWGEIKLMGRYLGLDFTDANGDGAPDANVSAFQSAYSAYFHGYAVEVALDANGTPAVKKHYAMGRLGMELAYVMPDKKTVFLTDDVTNGTLLMFVADAAGDLGAGNLYAMRVYQTAPAGGTFQADIEWVPLGHATDAEISALIHPAGGPRIKFQDIFDAADVQTGNTCADGYTLVRANGDNENLECLKLKPGKELAASRLETRRYAVIKGATAELTKEEGLTYDPDTNRLYIGLSDITASMGTQSGGDNHINVAANRCGGVFALDVGPWVDSNGAKVTDYAALNWYPLIAGSETAYPASSAYAGNTCAVSGLASPDNVTYLPGYKVLMIGEDTGRHQNDALWAYHVPSGKLTRVLTTPYGSEVTSPYWVPKLGNHGYLITSVQHPYGESDSSHAKDTEATGTASWIGVVGPFPVLQ is encoded by the coding sequence ATGATGCCAATCTTTCGAACGACGGTCGGTCTGTTGACCGGTTCGTTTCTCGTGCTTGCATTTGGGTGCTCGGGCGATGACGGTGCCAATGGTGCATCGGGTGGGAATGGAAACAATGGAAAGGACGGAGCCAATGGCAATGACGCGCCCCAGGCTCCGCCCGCGAACGCGGCGCGTTGGCTTTCTTTCGGCGACGTGGGTTTTCCGCGCACGAACCTCGAGAAAAATCAGGTGCGAGCGTCGGGCAAGGCCAATGTCGATGGGAAGGAAGTCCCGATTGGCTATCAGCCCATTCTGCGTTCGGGCCAAGATCCGTCGCGCCCCGACAAGAAGTGCGACCTCGTAGCGAGCCCTTCGACATGCGCCGGCGCGCAACTCGCCAAGGACGGCACGCTCCTGAAGGACGATGGCGGCGAGCCGATGATCAGCAATCAAAACGACTTTTCTTCGCTTCTGGACGTCGGGGGCAACAAGTTCCTGGTGCACTCCTTCGAGTCCTACCCCGCCGCGCTGTACGTCACCAAGTTGACGCAGGCCGACACGGGCGCCCTGAGTGCGACGGCGACCAAAGCCATCGATCTGTCGTCGATCGATGGGCTCTATCGCTCGTGCGCCGGCTCCATCACGCCGTGGGGCACGCATCTTTCGGGCGAGGAAGCCCAGGTCGATGCGCGGCCGGTGGATGCGGCCGCCACGTGGGAGGCGCTGGGAAAGACCGGGCGCTGGGGCGAAATCAAGCTGATGGGCCGTTACCTGGGCCTCGACTTCACGGACGCCAATGGCGATGGCGCCCCCGATGCGAACGTGAGCGCCTTTCAATCGGCATATTCGGCGTACTTCCACGGATACGCGGTCGAAGTGGCCCTCGATGCGAACGGCACGCCGGCCGTGAAAAAGCATTATGCGATGGGCCGGCTCGGGATGGAGCTTGCCTACGTGATGCCGGACAAGAAAACGGTGTTTCTCACCGACGACGTCACCAATGGCACGTTGCTGATGTTCGTCGCCGACGCGGCGGGCGATCTGGGTGCGGGAAATCTGTATGCGATGCGCGTGTACCAGACGGCGCCGGCCGGCGGCACTTTCCAGGCGGACATCGAATGGGTTCCTTTGGGGCATGCGACGGATGCGGAGATCAGCGCGTTGATTCACCCGGCGGGCGGGCCGCGTATCAAGTTTCAAGATATCTTCGACGCGGCCGACGTCCAAACGGGCAACACGTGCGCCGATGGCTATACGCTGGTACGCGCCAATGGGGACAACGAGAACCTGGAGTGCTTGAAGCTCAAACCCGGTAAAGAGCTGGCGGCTTCACGGCTCGAAACGCGGCGTTACGCCGTGATCAAGGGTGCGACCGCGGAGCTCACCAAGGAAGAAGGGCTCACGTACGATCCGGATACGAATCGCCTCTACATTGGATTGAGCGACATCACGGCATCGATGGGCACGCAGTCGGGCGGTGACAATCATATCAACGTGGCAGCGAACCGCTGCGGCGGGGTGTTCGCCCTCGACGTGGGGCCTTGGGTCGATTCCAACGGAGCCAAGGTAACCGATTATGCGGCGCTGAATTGGTATCCGCTGATTGCGGGCTCGGAAACGGCGTATCCTGCGAGCAGCGCCTACGCGGGCAATACGTGCGCGGTGAGCGGGCTTGCCAGCCCGGACAATGTGACGTACCTGCCCGGCTACAAGGTGCTGATGATTGGCGAGGACACGGGGCGCCATCAGAACGACGCACTCTGGGCCTACCACGTGCCTTCGGGGAAGCTGACCCGCGTGCTCACCACACCGTACGGCTCCGAGGTAACCTCGCCGTATTGGGTGCCGAAACTTGGCAATCACGGATACCTGATTACGTCGGTTCAGCACCCCTATGGTGAAAGCGACTCGTCCCACGCCAAGGACACCGAGGCGACGGGAACGGCAAGCTGGATCGGCGTCGTCGGCCCCTTCCCGGTGCTGCAGTAA
- a CDS encoding TauD/TfdA family dioxygenase, whose translation MNAGSSTLSEWQGVTTRAVEAGERPYPSGETFLPVVIEAKRFRDVRTLREFLVTHSRALKETMYEHGAILLRGFDVQRDEDFEGIVTSFDAAQPMCGYFMSEAGRDKIAGTRAVFNTNSFYKTGGGLHLGGFHSENFYSTDVPAVQSFWCKEPPSLGGETALVQSTHMYAELPDALKRKLEGERVLAGTLPLSIIAGRYQLPVDTVKAFCLEAGLEMTGDSVLVHKPAVYKHSHTGRLALQINFSSEIKGLDAALRRLIAPSYRGLQWALPRLGWRYPAVAALLPALDSWRLALQVLVGGVAAVASRMFGKRATANGLAPSSGRIAERLTPEDVETLAAAIWRHTSVFTWKKDDVLIFDNLQLLHAGMPGRGRREIRVMMCDPIRMDLPLASGLFEAPKTNPAYESMGTRLERLAEASPAQ comes from the coding sequence ATGAATGCAGGTTCTTCCACCTTGTCCGAATGGCAAGGCGTGACGACACGCGCGGTGGAGGCAGGGGAGAGGCCGTACCCCAGCGGCGAGACTTTCTTGCCGGTGGTCATCGAGGCCAAGCGCTTTCGGGATGTCCGAACCTTGCGCGAATTCCTCGTGACCCATTCGCGCGCGCTCAAGGAAACGATGTACGAGCACGGCGCGATCCTCCTGCGCGGATTCGATGTGCAACGCGACGAGGATTTCGAGGGCATCGTGACGAGCTTCGATGCCGCACAGCCGATGTGCGGATACTTCATGAGCGAGGCAGGCCGCGACAAGATTGCGGGCACCCGCGCGGTCTTCAATACGAATTCATTTTACAAGACCGGGGGCGGGCTCCACCTCGGTGGGTTCCATAGTGAGAATTTCTATTCGACCGATGTTCCTGCCGTTCAGAGCTTTTGGTGCAAAGAGCCGCCCTCCCTCGGCGGGGAAACGGCCCTCGTGCAGAGTACACATATGTATGCTGAGCTGCCGGACGCGCTGAAAAGGAAACTGGAAGGGGAGAGGGTCCTTGCGGGAACCCTGCCGCTGTCGATCATTGCGGGCCGCTATCAATTGCCCGTGGACACCGTGAAAGCGTTTTGCCTCGAGGCCGGCCTGGAGATGACGGGCGACTCGGTGCTCGTTCACAAGCCTGCGGTCTACAAGCATTCGCACACCGGGCGGCTGGCCCTGCAGATCAATTTTTCCTCGGAGATCAAAGGCCTCGACGCGGCGCTTCGCCGGTTGATTGCACCGAGCTACCGCGGACTTCAATGGGCGCTGCCTCGGCTCGGCTGGCGTTACCCTGCGGTGGCCGCGCTGTTGCCGGCGCTCGATTCGTGGCGCTTGGCGCTCCAGGTGCTCGTGGGCGGTGTGGCCGCGGTGGCCTCGCGCATGTTCGGCAAGCGAGCGACCGCGAACGGTCTCGCCCCTTCGTCGGGGCGCATTGCCGAGCGCCTCACGCCGGAGGACGTCGAGACGCTTGCCGCCGCGATTTGGCGGCACACCTCGGTTTTTACGTGGAAGAAGGACGATGTCCTCATCTTCGACAATTTGCAATTGTTGCACGCGGGCATGCCCGGGCGCGGCCGCCGCGAGATCCGCGTGATGATGTGCGACCCGATCCGGATGGACTTGCCGCTGGCCTCGGGGCTCTTCGAGGCGCCAAAAACGAACCCCGCGTACGAATCGATGGGCACCCGCCTGGAGCGCCTGGCGGAAGCTTCTCCTGCGCAGTGA
- a CDS encoding multidrug ABC transporter permease/ATP-binding protein — MNLLRSMFRQSRRTIVLVLAFSIASSGLSVLTIAFINERLLRTPPSLGPALLHYAGLLLALFAFTVAAHATMVRLAQRSMYELRRTLVKRVLDTDIERLEALGSARILASLSSDTGHITTALIAFPAAAYGATLSICGFGYLAWLSPRLFLATAAWIALVAAVSVAVLTRTYRHARAMRESEDGLYADYQAVIEGRKELALNRERARFVYEHEFEPNALRNREQTTRASILNGFNDAWINAMVLGAIGLSFFLAHGFAWASTGVAATYALTILFLRGPLTDVAHTIPVLVNAGVSLDKVNALELAEYQPAFEPAGVALPRDWTALSLEALTFRYPGAGEGFHVGPIDLTLRRGEVVFLVGGNGSGKSTIARLLTGLYRPRSGRIRIDGKVIRDTEMPSFRGLFASVFSDFHLFRQVLGPGGANADESEILEWLDTLDMTHKVSLERGALSDTRFSFGQRKRLALLLAVMEDRPILVLDEWAADQDPVFRRIFYTELLPVFKAAGKTVFAITHDEHYFHLADRVLKADGGQLFEYRTRHESALRPKEVTLR; from the coding sequence GTGAACCTGCTCCGTTCGATGTTTCGCCAAAGCCGCCGTACCATCGTGTTGGTTCTGGCGTTCAGCATCGCGAGCTCCGGGCTCAGCGTTCTGACCATCGCTTTCATCAACGAGCGGCTTCTGAGGACGCCGCCCTCCCTCGGGCCCGCGCTCTTGCACTATGCGGGGCTGCTGCTCGCGTTGTTCGCCTTCACCGTGGCGGCCCACGCCACCATGGTGCGCCTCGCCCAGCGATCCATGTACGAACTGCGACGCACGCTGGTGAAACGCGTGCTCGACACCGACATCGAGCGCCTGGAAGCCCTGGGTTCGGCGCGCATATTGGCCAGTTTGAGCAGCGACACGGGGCATATCACCACCGCCCTGATTGCATTTCCCGCGGCCGCGTACGGCGCAACGCTCAGCATTTGCGGTTTCGGCTATTTGGCTTGGCTCTCGCCGCGGCTGTTTCTCGCCACCGCCGCATGGATCGCGTTGGTGGCGGCGGTGAGCGTCGCCGTCCTGACCCGCACCTACCGGCACGCGCGGGCCATGCGCGAATCGGAGGACGGGCTCTATGCCGATTACCAAGCGGTCATCGAGGGCCGCAAGGAGCTCGCCCTGAACCGGGAGCGCGCCCGCTTCGTTTACGAGCACGAGTTCGAGCCGAATGCCCTGCGCAACCGCGAGCAAACCACGCGCGCGAGCATCCTCAATGGCTTCAACGACGCGTGGATCAATGCCATGGTTCTCGGCGCCATTGGCCTATCGTTCTTCTTGGCACACGGTTTTGCCTGGGCGAGCACCGGTGTCGCGGCCACGTATGCGCTCACCATTCTGTTTTTGCGCGGCCCCCTCACGGATGTCGCCCATACGATTCCCGTCCTGGTGAATGCCGGCGTCTCGCTCGACAAGGTGAATGCCCTGGAGCTCGCCGAGTACCAACCGGCGTTCGAGCCCGCCGGTGTGGCGCTCCCACGGGATTGGACCGCGCTGTCTTTGGAGGCGCTCACCTTCCGCTACCCGGGTGCCGGCGAAGGCTTCCACGTGGGCCCCATCGACTTGACCTTGCGGCGGGGCGAAGTCGTGTTTCTCGTGGGCGGGAACGGCAGCGGCAAGTCGACCATCGCGCGCCTTCTCACCGGCTTGTACCGGCCGCGCAGCGGGCGAATTCGCATCGACGGGAAGGTCATCCGCGATACCGAAATGCCTTCGTTCCGCGGGCTCTTCGCCAGCGTCTTTTCCGACTTTCATCTATTTCGCCAGGTGCTCGGGCCGGGCGGTGCGAACGCGGACGAATCGGAAATTCTCGAGTGGCTCGATACTTTGGACATGACCCACAAAGTGAGCCTCGAACGCGGCGCCCTGTCCGATACGCGCTTTTCCTTCGGGCAGCGCAAACGCCTCGCGCTGCTGCTGGCCGTCATGGAAGATCGCCCCATTCTCGTGTTGGACGAGTGGGCGGCCGATCAGGACCCTGTTTTCCGGCGCATCTTCTACACGGAGTTGCTACCGGTCTTCAAAGCTGCGGGTAAAACCGTATTTGCCATTACCCACGACGAGCACTATTTCCACTTGGCCGATCGTGTTCTCAAGGCGGATGGCGGGCAATTGTTCGAATACCGGACCCGGCACGAATCGGCATTGCGGCCGAAAGAGGTGACCTTACGATGA